In the Halococcus hamelinensis 100A6 genome, ACGCGATCATGTCGCCGGTCGAGTCCTTCAGCCCGGTGACGTTCTCGTGGTCGGCCACCGTCCCGACCGTCTCCGGGTCGAGCGAGACGTCGGTCTTCGCCGGCACGTTGTAGAGGTAGATCGGGAGCGGGCTCTCGTCGGCCAGCCGACGGTAGTACGCTGCGAGCGCCGCCTGGTCGTGGTCGAAATAATAGGGTGTGACGACCAGCGCGGCGTCGGCCCCCGCGTCCGCCGCCCGCCGTGTCTGCTCGCGCGTCTCCTCGAATCCCGGATGGCCGGTGCCGGCGAGCACGGGCACCGAGACCTCGTCGGCGACGATCGCCGTCACCGTCGCCCGTTCTTCGAGGGTCATGAGCTCCGATTCGCCGTTCGAGCCACACGGGACGACGAAGTCGACACCACAGTCGACCACCCACGACGCGACCGCTCGGAGTTTCGCTTCGTCGATCGCTCCCCCCTCGTCGAACGGCGTCACCAGCGGTACACCTACACCTTCCATGCTCTACCCCTCGTCCGCTCCCGCTATAGTACTCGTGACTGGTCTCCCTCGACGATCACTCCTCGTCGTCGGTCGATTCGAGCGCAGGGTCGTGCTTCTCGTACCACTCGGTGAGCTGTTCGAGCCGATGGAGCGCGCGGTCGGGGTCGCCGACGTTGTGGTGTTCGTCGGGATAGACCACGAGCTTCGCGTCGACGCCCCGCTTGCGCGCACTGACGTAGAGCTGTTCGGACTGGCTGGGCGGGCACCGCCAGTCCTGGTCGCCGGCCATCACCAACAGGGGTGTCTCGATGTTCCCGGCGTCCCTGATGGCCGAGGCGGCGTCGTAGGTTTCCTTGGCCTCCCACGGCAGCCCGAACTCGTTGACGAGCCCGACCTGGGTGTCGTCGGTCCCGAAGACCGACCGGAGGTCGTAGATGCCGTGTTCGGGTGCGGCGGCGGTCAGGAGGTCGGTCTGTGTCACGAGGAACCCCTGGGCGATGCCGCCGTAGGAGACCCCGCGGCCGAACACCCTGTCCGGATCGGCCCACCCGCGCTCGCAGAGCGCCTCGATACCGGCGGCGATGTCCTCGACCTCGACGGTGCCCCACTGCCCCCGGAGTTCCTCCGCGAACGCCCGTCCGTAGGAGGCTCCACCGCGGTAGTTGGGACAGACCACGACGTAGCCGCGGCTGGTCCACGCCGCGTACTCGAAGTCGAACTCGGGCACGTCGTAGTGGACCGGCCCGCCGTGGATCGAGACCACCAACGGGTGGGGCTCGGGGTCGTCGGGGTCAAACCCCGGCGGCAGGTACGTGACGGCGTCGATCTCGTGACCGGCGCTCTCGTAGCGCACCCGCTCGCAGTCGGGAAACGAACCCCCGTCGAGCAGCTCCTCGTTCACCGCGGTGAGCGCCTCGAAGGCGTCACCGCCGGCCGATTCGAGGTCCGCGAGGCTCGCGGTGTGGAGGTCGACGCCCGCCGAGGGGTGACTCACCAACGCGACCAACGTTCCCGCGGCGAGGTCGAACGTCTGGAGGGTCCGGTGCTCGACCGGGTCGGGAAAAACACGCTCGGGGGGCGCGCCGTCGGGATGGGCACGAACGAACCGGACGTCGGCCTCGTCGGCGATGGCCGTCAGAACCGTTCCGTCGTCCCACCGGAGCGGCGCTTGCCGAGTGGGCCGCCGGTCCAGGTCGGGGGTCAGCGACTCGTAGCCGTCGCCGTCCCACACGTAGACCTGGCCGGGGACGGCGCTGTTCTCGGGGTCGCTGCCGACGAACGCGAGCCGGTCGCCGTCGGGGTGCCACTCCGCGCCGCCGACGACCAGGTCGCTCTCGGTGAGGCGGGAGAGGTCGGTACCGTCGGGCGCGACGGTGTAGAGGTCCATCACCGCGTTGTCGTCGGGCCGTTCGGTCCGATTCGAGAGGAAGGCGATCCGGTCGCCCGCGGGGCTCCACGCGGGCTGGAGGCCGCTCATCGGTTCGTAGGCCCCACCGCCGTAGGCCTCGTCGAGGCGCGTCGACTCGCGGGTCTCGACGTCGACCACGAAGAGGTAGCTCGTCACCGAATCCAGCCAGCCCGCGCCGTCGGCTTTGTGCTGGAGGCGTTCGGTCTCGATCGGTCCGTCCCCCTCCCGACGGGCGTCGAGATACTCGCGTTCCTCGTCGGTCGGGTCGCGCGCCGAGACCACGACCCGCTCGCCGTCGGGCCCCCAGTCGAACTCCCGAACCCCCTCGTCGCGGTCGGTGACCTGCCGCGCGTCGCCACCGAGTTCGAGGTCGAAGACCCAGACCTGGGACTTCGGTTCGTCGCCGTTCTCGCTCGGCTCCGTCCCGTCCTCGTCGGTATCGCCCGATGTGACCGCCAGCCCGACGTCGTGCTCGCGCACCGCGAGCACCCCGAGTTTCGTGCCGTCGGGGCTCCACTGCGGTGACCCGGCATCCGAGGCGCGGGTCAGTCGGTGGGGCGGTCGGCTCCCGTCGGTCGGCACCACGAAGACCGACGTGTGACGCTCGTCGTCGGTCCGACTCGACTCGCGGGCGACGAACGCGGCGTGGTCGCCGTCGGGCGAGAGCGCGACCGCCGTGATGGTCGTCACGTCGTAGACCGAATCGAGCGGTATCGGGTCCGTCATCGTGGATCGTCACCACACCACGGGTATTACGCTGTCCCTTCCCCAACGCCCTCTATCGACGCGCTCCGTCGACATCCCCGACGGTTCGGTGAGGAACCTGCGACACCCCGCAATCGTTCCGGATCCGAACCGAGTTCACAGTAGCCCTCCTGAGAGAAGGGAGCGTAGCTTCAAGTCGCGGGCATCGAACGGTCGGCTGTAATGGCGCAGTCCTTCCACCCACGGGCCCCTCGACCCATCACTGGCGCTCTCACTCCCCATGTCTCGGTCTGAGCCCTCCCCATCGGACGATGGCGAATCGCTCCATCGGGCGTACATGCTGGGTGTTCGGATCGTCGAGTGTTACCCGACCAACGCCGACGGGGTCCGATACCGATTCGAAGCGCCACACCACACGGGAATCACCTTCGAGAACCCGGAGACGGCCGAACTCTACGCCGACGTCTACTTCGACGTCAACGGCTTCGAGGAGGCCGGCACCGGTGATCGGGGTGTTCCGCCCGAGATCATCCAGGCCGGCCGCGACACCCTCGTGGCGTACTTCCTGACCCAGCCGGGCACCGACGTCAACTGGGTGGCGTCGTTCTACGGGGTGAAACCGGAGAAGGTCCGGCGGTACGCCTCCCGGGTCGAAAAGCGGGCGGCGGGGATCCGGGAGGGCGCGAAAGAGCGCGGTATGGAGTAGCCGACAACCCGTTTTCGACCCCGGTATGCTGACCTCGTGTGATCACCATCCGACGCCGAGTCCCGACCGTCGCCCTCGCGAGCCACCGGACCACTACGTAGCACTCATAGCCGTTCGTTCGGGTCGGTATGTCTCCGGTGTTTATGCCGCGAAGCTACTTCCCTCGGGCCTTTGCGTGACCATTCGCATGGTCGAATTTACGCGGCGGAAGCTGATGGCGACGTCGGTCGCGGCCACGCTCGGTGCCAGTGTGGTCGGCACGGCGAGTGCGGAACACTCTGAAGAAGTCGAAGAGACGAATACGCCGGGGGCCCCGAGTGTCGAGGGCGAACTCAAGCGTTTCTCGACGACTGCCTTCGGTGCCGAGGTGACGGGACCGTTTGTATTCGACGACGGCGGGCTGCTCTACAGCCTCCAGCACCCGAGCGAGGAGAACCCCGAACCGTTCGACCGGGCCGGCATCGGCTACTTCAGCGGTTTCAATTTCGAACTCGACGGCGACAACGACGACTTCGAGGAGGTCTCGACACCTCAGACCGAGGACGAGCAGGGACGCGTCCGGGCGGGCAACGGCGAGTACACGTTGCTCGCACGGGGCCGCGAGCCGATCAACGGCGGCGCGGAACGCCTCGGCGTGACCCAGACGCCCGACGGAACCGACATCGTCCGGGCGGACGCCGCCAACGCCGAGCCCGAACGGAAGAACCGCCCCTACTTCGCGGGCACGCAGTACGGGCTGGCCGCGAGCAACCCCGACTGCAACCAGTTCGTCCCCACGGACGACGGTACCGCGGGCTACCTCTTCACCAACTGGGAGAACAGCCCCGGAAACATCTCCCGGATACCGATCAGCCAGGACGACGACGGCGAGTGGGAGGCTGACCTGGAGAACGCGATCAACCTCGCGAACACCGACGCCCTCCGCGACCTCGGCGGCACGCGCATCAACTGC is a window encoding:
- a CDS encoding dihydrodipicolinate synthase family protein, whose product is MEGVGVPLVTPFDEGGAIDEAKLRAVASWVVDCGVDFVVPCGSNGESELMTLEERATVTAIVADEVSVPVLAGTGHPGFEETREQTRRAADAGADAALVVTPYYFDHDQAALAAYYRRLADESPLPIYLYNVPAKTDVSLDPETVGTVADHENVTGLKDSTGDMIAFQRERRLAGPEFDLLVGTGALLAPALDAGGDGGVMALANVVPDLVSDVYHQRADDSAAARALNADLVALNQAVTARYGVPGLKAAMAHRDVPAGHVRFPHQPADEDVVEEVAALVDEALDRHTDGPE
- a CDS encoding S9 family peptidase, translating into MTDPIPLDSVYDVTTITAVALSPDGDHAAFVARESSRTDDERHTSVFVVPTDGSRPPHRLTRASDAGSPQWSPDGTKLGVLAVREHDVGLAVTSGDTDEDGTEPSENGDEPKSQVWVFDLELGGDARQVTDRDEGVREFDWGPDGERVVVSARDPTDEEREYLDARREGDGPIETERLQHKADGAGWLDSVTSYLFVVDVETRESTRLDEAYGGGAYEPMSGLQPAWSPAGDRIAFLSNRTERPDDNAVMDLYTVAPDGTDLSRLTESDLVVGGAEWHPDGDRLAFVGSDPENSAVPGQVYVWDGDGYESLTPDLDRRPTRQAPLRWDDGTVLTAIADEADVRFVRAHPDGAPPERVFPDPVEHRTLQTFDLAAGTLVALVSHPSAGVDLHTASLADLESAGGDAFEALTAVNEELLDGGSFPDCERVRYESAGHEIDAVTYLPPGFDPDDPEPHPLVVSIHGGPVHYDVPEFDFEYAAWTSRGYVVVCPNYRGGASYGRAFAEELRGQWGTVEVEDIAAGIEALCERGWADPDRVFGRGVSYGGIAQGFLVTQTDLLTAAAPEHGIYDLRSVFGTDDTQVGLVNEFGLPWEAKETYDAASAIRDAGNIETPLLVMAGDQDWRCPPSQSEQLYVSARKRGVDAKLVVYPDEHHNVGDPDRALHRLEQLTEWYEKHDPALESTDDEE